Proteins from a genomic interval of Sporomusaceae bacterium:
- a CDS encoding S8 family serine peptidase yields MITKRHRLLGIPLGLLLLAFVSSTAYGANAEDFETPEYKANQGLRLIYASEAYALGYTGRGITLGIADNFAQMTHIEFASKANSGTITVPQNYDWAANAHGTHVGGIMAAAKNNLGMHGVAFEANLLSGDVLSANQYDNLRTAYNAFIANNNIKIINNSWGASTYYDVAGKAAFRDTDFQLSLDVLQNATNRDKVLVFAAGNNGHPTPGGESTLAYLRPQTASNFINVISVNAANFNMATNTAGTAFVSEFSDLTKYVEENSIAAPGSNIYSSISGLSANNLYKPDSGTSMAAPHVSGVAGLVQQAFPYMSGKQIVDTVLSTANSNFTLPDYTVTVQMDEITENNYTFKVNLHYFRTSPNTVQTDLTNYYNANRTALLNYGYDTLNSFLLATRSVFYNVPQELVFGQGLLDAGAAVKGPGLLDARRLARSSLNSDYGRTQALYAVNTGGYDSTWSNNIGERRAGLLETGSPYQDLREIYNYYNTQGGDAYSLAQGRTYISEYNAKVTANGLKDLPVGLIKSGLGTLTLSGANTYQGSTVAAGGVLEINGSVAGDAWSVEAGTIAGTGTIGGNLYNRYNVRAGGGNTPGTLRVNGNLVSNRFISVMIDSPNNFGKIAVTGTANIGNSLLIPYTDAYKPDERYVGILTAGQGITGNFLDMPVTGFLTAVGSHDGTTATLQYRQENNLSDPTTRQSETYQKMMAIYNRLPVGSPERQAMYPLLNLKDDQATQALTEIYGGAQLNQAAFIQSDPTIGNAIAARMDYLKQPAGQQVSFQLAGFAPGNYIYNAIIPLELDAVGSWWMKASKNWGSIDAQQDLPAINNQGYGIVMGVDRKTGDNWRTGILFGYGRNQVSSTMANTKNQGHYLGLYGGSDKGALDLHTYIDYGRQNNHATRFIRQLGLQADSNYRSKTLSFGLGASYNLHHDKEQLWQVSPYVDIHITRYIQDGYSETGAGDSYNQIADKLTNTYSTGEFGIKVARKFPQAHYAINVGYKRVLSGSNPEMTVAYTLTPTDKIKISGSEQDREYLVVGLNIQGKLSKNVTIDGQITDEIGRKSDNLTASLMLRRVW; encoded by the coding sequence ATGATAACAAAGCGGCATCGACTATTGGGAATCCCTCTGGGCTTGCTTCTGCTGGCGTTCGTTAGCAGTACAGCCTATGGCGCTAATGCGGAAGATTTCGAAACACCGGAATACAAGGCCAATCAAGGCTTACGCCTGATCTACGCTTCCGAAGCGTATGCGCTCGGTTATACCGGCAGAGGCATCACTCTGGGCATAGCGGATAACTTCGCGCAGATGACGCATATCGAGTTCGCAAGCAAGGCCAATTCGGGAACAATTACGGTTCCGCAGAATTACGACTGGGCGGCGAATGCTCACGGTACCCATGTGGGCGGCATTATGGCGGCGGCCAAGAATAACCTGGGAATGCACGGCGTAGCTTTCGAGGCGAATCTGCTTTCCGGCGACGTGCTTTCCGCGAATCAGTACGATAATTTACGTACAGCCTATAATGCTTTTATCGCCAATAATAATATAAAAATAATCAATAACAGCTGGGGTGCGTCGACGTATTATGATGTGGCCGGGAAGGCGGCTTTCCGGGATACGGATTTTCAGCTGTCGCTCGATGTGCTGCAAAATGCCACAAACCGCGATAAGGTTCTTGTCTTTGCCGCCGGAAACAACGGTCATCCCACTCCGGGCGGGGAAAGCACGCTTGCTTATCTGCGGCCCCAAACGGCAAGCAACTTTATTAACGTCATTTCGGTTAACGCGGCCAATTTCAATATGGCGACCAACACCGCAGGCACGGCCTTTGTCAGCGAATTCAGCGATCTTACGAAGTATGTGGAAGAGAACAGTATCGCCGCGCCGGGGTCGAATATCTATTCGTCCATTTCCGGCTTGTCCGCAAATAATTTGTATAAACCCGATTCGGGTACGTCGATGGCCGCGCCGCATGTCAGCGGGGTGGCAGGCTTGGTGCAGCAGGCTTTTCCGTATATGAGCGGCAAGCAGATTGTCGATACTGTGTTGTCGACGGCCAACAGTAATTTTACCTTGCCAGACTACACGGTTACGGTCCAGATGGACGAGATAACCGAAAATAATTATACATTCAAAGTGAACCTCCACTATTTCCGGACTTCCCCCAACACGGTACAAACCGATCTGACCAATTATTATAATGCCAACCGGACTGCTCTGCTGAATTATGGTTATGATACGCTGAACAGTTTTTTACTGGCGACCCGGTCCGTTTTTTACAACGTCCCGCAGGAACTTGTCTTTGGCCAAGGTCTGCTGGATGCCGGGGCGGCCGTTAAAGGGCCCGGGCTATTGGATGCCAGAAGGTTGGCCAGGAGCAGCCTAAATAGCGATTACGGAAGGACACAGGCCCTTTACGCGGTGAATACGGGCGGCTACGACAGCACCTGGAGCAACAATATCGGGGAAAGGCGGGCCGGTTTGCTCGAAACGGGCAGCCCTTACCAGGATTTGCGGGAAATCTATAATTATTACAATACGCAAGGCGGCGATGCGTACAGCCTTGCGCAAGGCAGGACGTATATTTCGGAATACAACGCTAAGGTGACCGCGAACGGCCTAAAAGACCTGCCTGTAGGATTGATCAAGTCGGGCCTTGGCACTCTGACGCTTTCAGGAGCAAACACGTATCAGGGCAGCACGGTCGCGGCCGGCGGCGTCCTGGAGATCAACGGCTCGGTAGCTGGTGACGCCTGGAGCGTAGAAGCAGGGACGATTGCCGGCACAGGCACAATTGGCGGCAATTTGTATAACCGCTACAATGTCAGGGCCGGCGGCGGCAACACGCCCGGCACACTAAGAGTGAACGGCAATCTCGTCAGCAATAGATTCATTTCCGTTATGATAGATAGCCCGAATAATTTCGGCAAGATCGCGGTAACGGGTACCGCCAATATCGGAAACTCCCTCTTAATCCCCTACACCGATGCCTACAAGCCGGATGAGCGGTATGTCGGGATACTGACCGCCGGCCAGGGCATCACCGGAAACTTTTTAGATATGCCTGTAACGGGATTTCTGACCGCCGTGGGCAGCCACGACGGAACAACGGCCACACTGCAGTACCGGCAGGAAAATAATCTTAGCGACCCTACGACCAGACAGTCGGAAACCTATCAGAAAATGATGGCCATTTATAATAGGCTGCCGGTCGGATCGCCGGAGCGGCAGGCCATGTATCCGCTGCTCAACCTGAAAGACGACCAGGCCACTCAGGCCTTAACGGAAATCTACGGCGGGGCGCAGCTAAACCAGGCGGCCTTCATCCAGAGCGATCCGACTATCGGCAACGCCATAGCCGCCAGGATGGATTATTTGAAGCAACCGGCCGGTCAGCAAGTCTCTTTTCAGCTCGCCGGTTTTGCGCCCGGCAATTATATCTATAACGCCATTATCCCGCTGGAGTTGGATGCCGTGGGCAGTTGGTGGATGAAGGCAAGCAAAAACTGGGGCTCGATCGACGCCCAGCAGGACTTGCCTGCGATCAATAACCAAGGCTACGGTATTGTGATGGGAGTGGACAGGAAGACCGGCGATAATTGGCGCACAGGTATTCTCTTCGGTTATGGCCGGAATCAGGTGTCGTCAACTATGGCCAATACAAAGAATCAAGGCCACTATCTGGGATTGTACGGCGGTTCGGACAAAGGCGCCTTGGATTTGCATACTTACATCGATTATGGTCGCCAGAACAACCATGCGACCCGCTTTATCCGGCAACTGGGGCTGCAGGCCGACAGCAATTATCGCAGCAAAACCCTGTCTTTCGGCCTCGGCGCGAGCTATAACCTGCACCATGATAAAGAGCAGCTTTGGCAGGTAAGCCCGTATGTCGATATCCATATAACCCGATATATCCAGGACGGATATTCGGAGACGGGTGCAGGCGACAGCTACAACCAGATAGCCGATAAGCTGACCAATACTTATAGTACCGGGGAATTCGGCATTAAAGTCGCCCGCAAGTTTCCGCAGGCGCATTATGCGATAAACGTCGGGTACAAAAGGGTGCTGAGCGGCAGCAATCCCGAGATGACTGTCGCCTACACTCTCACGCCGACGGATAAAATTAAGATAAGCGGCAGCGAGCAAGATCGCGAGTATTTGGTGGTCGGTCTTAATATCCAGGGAAAATTATCGAAGAATGTGACCATCGATGGGCAGATAACCGACGAAATAGGCAGGAAAAGCGATAATCTGACGGCTTCGCTGATGCTGCGGAGAGTATGGTAA